The following are encoded in a window of Chaetodon auriga isolate fChaAug3 chromosome 24, fChaAug3.hap1, whole genome shotgun sequence genomic DNA:
- the chrnb1 gene encoding acetylcholine receptor subunit beta, whose product MKSLDLLLLACCLCSLSTLAGGSDVEKALMKTLFTNYNLKVRPAASPEKRVVVRVGMVLSSFVGLNMKNEEMSTVVVMNLEWTDHRLVWTPKEHDGIEVLRIPSGKVWLPDIVLINNNDGVFDVALHVHVQAYSNGRVTWTPPALYCSSCGVKVTYFPFDWQNCTMQFRSYTYDATEIDVQYALDSRGNEIREIQLDESFSEGGEWHIRHRPSRKNMNDDHYEDMTFYLIIERKPLYYVLNIILPCILITIIAIFNFYLPPDAGEKMGLSINVLLTLTVFLLLLADKIPETSLGVPIIVNYIMFTMILVTFSVILSVVVLNLHHRSPNTHQMPMWVRKIFIHMLPPYLGMLRPKVETPLSLETMPRREKKIITVSKAADEYFIRKPDTSFLFPKPNRFHPDGMCTDLRKFIDGPSSYLTLPEELKSAIDAITYIAEALQAEKDYEALKEDWQYVAMVVDRMFLWIFVVFTTVGTLAIFADASFNHTPTDPFKSP is encoded by the exons ATGAAAAGCCTGGATCTGCTCCTGCTGGCATGTTGCTTGTGCAGCCTGAGCACATTGGCAG GTGGGTCTGATGTGGAGAAGGCTCTGATGAAAACGCTCTTTACCAATTACAACCTCAAGGTGCGGCCAGCAGCCAGCCCAGAAAAGAGGGTGGTGGTCCGTGTGGGTATGGTCCTCTCCTCCTTCGTTGGACTG aATATGAAAAACGAAGAAATGAGCACCGTTGTTGTCATGAACCTG gAATGGACAGATCATCGGTTGGTATGGACCCCCAAGGAACATGATGGGATTGAGGTGTTGCGTATCCCCTCGGGGAAGGTTTGGCTGCCTGACATTGTCCTCATCAATAA TAATGACGGGGTGTTTGACGTGGCCCTGCACGTCCATGTTCAGGCTTATAGTAATGGCAGAGTCACTTGGACTCCGCCTGCGCTCTACTGCAGCTCATGTGGAGTGAAG GTAACATATTTCCCGTTCGACTGGCAGAACTGCACCATGCAGTTCCGCTCCTACACGTACGACGCGACCGAGATCGACGTGCAGTACGCGCTGGACTCAAGAGGCAACGAGATCAGGGAGATTCAACTGGACGAATCTTTCAGTG AGGGCGGCGAGTGGCACATCAGACACAGGCCGAGCAGGAAGAACATGAACGATGATCACTATGAGGACATGACCTTCTACCTGATCATCGAGAGGAAGCCTCTGTACTACGTGTTGAACATCATCCTTCCCTGCAtcctcatcaccatcatcgCCATCTTTAACTTCTACCTGCCTCCTGATGCAG GAGAGAAGATGGGTCTGTCGATCAATGTGTTGCTCACCCTCACTGtattcctgctgctgctggctgataAGATCCCAGAGACGTCACTGGGCGTCCCCATCATCGTCAACTACATCATGTTCACCATGATCCTggtcacattttctgtcatcctCAGTGTGGTTGTCCTCAACCTGCACCACCGCTCACCCAACACCCACCAGATGCCCATGTGGGTCCGCAAG ATCTTCATCCACATGCTGCCTCCTTACCTGGGCATGCTGCGGCCAAAAGTAGAGACCCCGCTGTCCCTGGAGACCATGCCCCGACGAGAGAAAAAGATCATCACCGTCAGCAAAGCGGCTGATGAATACTTCATCCGCAAGCCGGACACCTCCTTTTTGTTCCCCAAGCCCAACAG GTTTCACCCAGACGGCATGTGTACAGATCTGAGGAAGTTCATTGACGGCCCCAGCAGCTACCTCACGCTACCCGAGGAGCTCAAGTCAGCCATAGACGCCATCACATATATCGCTgaggctctgcaggctgagaaGGACTATGAAGCT CTGAAGGAGGACTGGCAGTACGTGGCCATGGTGGTGGACCGCATGTTCCTCTGGATCTTTGTTGTCTTCACCACAGTGGGCACCTTGGCCATCTTCGCCGATGCCAGCTTCAACCACACACCCACCGACCCCTTCAAATCCCCCTGA